The sequence below is a genomic window from Oleidesulfovibrio alaskensis DSM 16109.
TCTTCAAACGTGACCACGGTACCCGGATAGACCACCCCGCTTACCTGCACGCTGACATTGGCCAGCCGTTCTTTGGTCACCTTTTTCAATTCGGCCAGTTTTTCCTTGCCGCTTTCAATGCTCCGCTGCGCCTCTTCTCTGATAACAAGCAGCTTTTCCACCGCCTTGTAATTTTCCTGCCGCACCTGATTCAGTATATCTTCATCACTGCCGGTACCCAGCGTCTCATTGATGCGCTTGATGGCCGCCCTGCGGGTGCGCACTTCTTCTTCCATGTCTTCCAGCGCTTTCATGTCCAGCTCAATGATCACGTGTGTGCGCACGCCCAGCTCATTGCCCAGCTGCCCCACACGCACACCGCCCTTGGAACGCACAGTGCCGCCCACAATGCGCCCGCTGCCGCCCAGAGCAACCAGACCGCCGCAGGTGACATCGGAATTATCTATAGATTTGGTGACCTGTATGTTGCCGCGTACGTCTACGCTTCCCTCGCTTATAAAGCCGGCTTTCAGGTTGCCTTCAACAATCACATGCCCCTGATCCTGCAATACCAGTCCCCCCGCAAGCAGGTCGCCACCCGTATGCAGAAACGCCGCCTCCACAACCCCCTGCACAGTGACATTTTCCGGGCAGTTCACGGAAAAACCGCTCAGCACATTGCCGCGCACCAGCAAAGCTCCGCGCTGCAGGTCAACGTTTCCCGTCTCCATACTGACATCGCCGCGTACCACATACATGTTTTCGACAGACAGGCGCCCTTTGGCATGCTGTACAAACCCGTCCAGCGCAGCACGCAGCGTCACACCGTCTTCATCTTCCACTATGCTTTTAGGGCACAGCACACAGGGTACGGGACGTCCGGGATGCGGTGCGACGCTTTCGCCGAATACATCCCTGCCCGCATCACCGGCAGTGGGAGGATACAGCAGAGCGACGGCCTCACCTTCCGTGACCACCGGCAGACTGCCGCGGTCCTTATAGTCTATGGTTCCGTCCGCCCCCACCTTGCCCGCCATCTCCATGGTGTCAAACAGCAGCTCCAGACAGCCGTCGGTGCCGTGACGGGGCATGACCCCCCGGGCGATTTCCACATCGTGCACAGGCCCGCCGGTTTCCGCAGCACGCAGCAGCGCGTCCCTGACAGGTTTTTCATTAAGCGGCGCCACCACCCCCATCGTATCCAGCAGTTCACGCAGCCGTTCCAGCGTCACGGGAATGCCCAGACAGTCACGGTGGTACAGTGTAGCCGTAATCCGTAACCGGTCCGAGGCAACGGTTATCAGCGGCAGCACCTGCACCACGCAACCGGTCACCATCACGGTGCCGTACACTTCGGCAACCAGCTGCCCGCCCTGTTCCTGCATGCTGCAGTTGCCATGGTCGGCAATCTGCAGGTCGCACGACAACAGCTCGGGCGGAGGCGACACGGGCTTGCCGTCGATACGCATGCCGCCCTGTGCAGGAATGGCCGGCATAAGCGTGCCGAATGCCATACCCGGAAAAACGGGGAAACGTTCATCGCCGAAACACATAAGCCGCCCGTTGGTTCCCGCCACAGGCGGCACCCCGCGGGCGACCACAATTTTAGTCACATCCTCGCCGGCCTGAAGCTTTTCAATGACCGTCCGCGCGGCATTCACATCCAGCGGAACCCGTATACCGGCTTTTGCCAGCTGCTCCGCCATCAGATCAACGCTCAAGGGGCTGCCTTTACCCTTGGGCGGCACATAGCGGGCTATGCCCACTTTCATGTAATCTTTGCTGGCATTGAACCGGACCACGGCGTCGGCGTTGGCGGAACCGGTTTTCTGCCCGCTATGTGCGGTGTCGTCATGGCTCATTAAAGAAACCGTCGTTTACGAGTCATCGGTTGCAGACGCTCTGCCATCATCCGGCATGGTGGCCTTCAGCTCCGCGGGCGTCAGGAAAAATCTTCAGCAGTTCGTGCTCCAG
It includes:
- a CDS encoding FapA family protein, with the translated sequence MSHDDTAHSGQKTGSANADAVVRFNASKDYMKVGIARYVPPKGKGSPLSVDLMAEQLAKAGIRVPLDVNAARTVIEKLQAGEDVTKIVVARGVPPVAGTNGRLMCFGDERFPVFPGMAFGTLMPAIPAQGGMRIDGKPVSPPPELLSCDLQIADHGNCSMQEQGGQLVAEVYGTVMVTGCVVQVLPLITVASDRLRITATLYHRDCLGIPVTLERLRELLDTMGVVAPLNEKPVRDALLRAAETGGPVHDVEIARGVMPRHGTDGCLELLFDTMEMAGKVGADGTIDYKDRGSLPVVTEGEAVALLYPPTAGDAGRDVFGESVAPHPGRPVPCVLCPKSIVEDEDGVTLRAALDGFVQHAKGRLSVENMYVVRGDVSMETGNVDLQRGALLVRGNVLSGFSVNCPENVTVQGVVEAAFLHTGGDLLAGGLVLQDQGHVIVEGNLKAGFISEGSVDVRGNIQVTKSIDNSDVTCGGLVALGGSGRIVGGTVRSKGGVRVGQLGNELGVRTHVIIELDMKALEDMEEEVRTRRAAIKRINETLGTGSDEDILNQVRQENYKAVEKLLVIREEAQRSIESGKEKLAELKKVTKERLANVSVQVSGVVYPGTVVTFEDRSFEVSSPVSQCEFRMASSKRVVELRSLGKVIAASEEEE